The genomic window TTCCCTGGGACCCCTTGGAACCCTTGGAACCCTAGGTCTCGTAGTTATCCTTTTTCTCTGCGGTTGTGCCTCACAGGAAAAGAAGGACCCCACGGATCCGGCAGGCCAGATCAAGATGGGAGAAACCTATTCCGTCGGCACGTGGAAGATTCTCCAAAACGATGAAACGGCTGCAGACTGGTACCGAAAAGCTGCTCTGCAAAGCGATCCCGAGGGGGAATACCGTCTTGGTCTCTGCTATGAACGCGGCCTTGGCGTTCCCAAGAACGAGGCTCTCGCGGCAAAATGGTTCTCCAAGGCCGCGCAGGGTGGGAACGCAAGCGCCCAGTACGAACTGGGAGACTGCTACAGGCTGGCCAAAGGAGTCGGAACCGACCTTCCGAAGGCCTACTTTTGGTG from Verrucomicrobiota bacterium includes these protein-coding regions:
- a CDS encoding sel1 repeat family protein, whose translation is SLGPLGTLGTLGLVVILFLCGCASQEKKDPTDPAGQIKMGETYSVGTWKILQNDETAADWYRKAALQSDPEGEYRLGLCYERGLGVPKNEALAAKWFSKAAQGGNASAQYELGDCYRLAKGVGTDLPKAYFWCNLAAASGNEDAREARDALARRLTEEEIRQAQRQSQEFWNKTKG